TACGTGGCTACAGACTCAAACAGTGAAAGAGGACTCCGCCAGGTATGCATCAGCAAAATGTGGAGTTTTGCAGTCAACACGTCTCATACACTCTCCACTTTCTGTAATTCTGAGCTCGTGGTGAAGGGGTAGAGGTTAAGTTAAGTGTACTTTTGAATCACTATCTAACCCTTTAGCATCAGTACATTTTCACTGTGCTAGCCTGTTAGGTGTCACGTACTGGGCACTGGTGTGTCTATAGGCAGACAGTATGGCAGATATCGAGTCCTCTTTTGAATTTAGCTCATCTTTTACTAGTTCCTCGCTGCCTCCCCCAAGGACGCGAATCTTTAAGATCATAGTCATCGGAGACTCCGGAGTCGGCAAGACGTGCCTCACCTACAGATTCTGTGCGGGCAAGTTTCCAGACAAGACTGAGGCCACTATCGGGGTGGATTTTCGGGAGAAGATTGTCGAAATAGACGGCGAGAAAATCAAGGTGAGGATTCCCGTCTTTTTAGTAGGGATGGGGAGTCGACTCCAAAAGAGTCGATACTTTGACTCTGACAAGCCATGTAATCGGAGTCGACTCTAGATTAGTAATGGGATGTCTGATTTTTTTCCGCGAaccggttctttcggacagtttatttcaatgaactggttaaaaaaaTCGATTCACTAGTTCATTTACGTCATCACGCATTTACGTCACTATAATGCTAATACATCGGCGTTGTAGaatacacgcacaaacacattcaatatagCTGATTAatagcattttatttaattaagttataataataataataagtgtgtttattgtcatcagtgtttcattcagtgatcttacgATACATCCTACATTTAAGTTTTGCACttaaagcacccaatactgacactgTGGATGTTCTACACATTTAAAGCATTACAATTtattaaactagtcttaatcaactcacaCTTTTTTAGAGAAACCACGATCCAGATCATCACAACTTCagataatctgcatgcacaatactcagTAGTAAAATTTGGTTGCATCTCTCGACTGAAACGTTTCGCCCCCTCATCAGCTGCTCCAtgatcagcagttctcagtatAATGTCGAAAGAGGCCattgttgactcgagaactgctgtcctcggatcagtgcactgttgactcgagaactgctgtcctctgaTCAGtgcactgttgactcgagaactgctgtcctctgaTCAGtgcactgttgactcgagaactgctgtcctcggatcagtgcactgttgactcgagaactgctgtcctcggatcaatgtacaatgtactgttgactcgagaacagTACATTGTCCTCGAGAACAGTAcattgactcgagaactgctgtcctcggatcagtgcaCTGTttactcgagaactgctgtcctcggatcagtgcactgttgactcgagaactgctgtcctcggatcagtgcactgttgactcgagaactgctgtccttggatcagtgtactgttgactcgagaactgctgtcctcggatcagtgcactgttgactcgagaactgctgtcctcggatcagtgcactgttgactcgagaactgctgtcctcggatcagtgtactgttgactcgagaactgctgtccacGGATCAGTGTACAAtgcactgttgactcgagaacagtgcattgactcgagaactgctgtcctcggatcagtgcactgttgactcgagaactgctgtcctcggatcagtgcactgttgactcgagagctgttgCGACCCAAGCtttcagtccgatttgtgaactagttggagtGGTTAATTGCAAAGGAGAGTTGGCAAAAGCAGATATTTCAGATCCTTAAATCCGATTTGGTGGACTAGTTCAACTCGtttactaaaaagaaccggttggTTCACGAACTGGACATCACTGCTCTAGATAGGAATCGACTGTTTTGTTCTATCAACTCGGTAGCTTTCCGAACAGGACGTTGTGATTGGCGCAAATCAGTGAATTGGCTTTCTTAAGAACCAATCACATATCTTACACACACATGTAGGTGGGAAACGCATTATCTCTCACTCAAAAGTACATGATTAATGAATGTGCATCCTAAAGAGAGAGAGGATGTGTGACAGTCTTCAAAAGACGAAACCTTACTTTACTAGCATGACATCAATGCATGGAGCAGTGGTTAGAAAATAAACTGATGGTAGttttatcagtgtgtatgtgagtgcttGTCATTTTGCCCTCCACCATGTACTACTGTCAATTTTTTTGATTCATAACTTTCGTACCCGCCCCTATTTCTCTATTTGTCTAGTTTatatttgaaaaattaaattaatacttttCCTGTCTCTTATTTTCCCCCTTTAAATGTGGTTATTGGCAGAAACCAGGGATTGACGTTTTCAAAAGGCATTTCAAGCtaaaatgtgaaatgtatctAAACAGGATTAATTTGAGCAGTTATACTATTGCGCTGTTATATTTTTTGTCTCCATAATTTATGTAGTATATGTGTTCAgggagcacatttaaaaaaaaaacaagtacattGAGTGTGTTATAATGAGTGTAATCTTGAATCAATACGGGATGCAATTTGTAccatatttaagctggtcagatggtgtcACGATAAATCATTCCAGATCGTccatttaacattgatataagttggaaaattTGCCTACAGTGTGTAAGgggccatctgaaaagtccacacattgtgctaaaacgtgctaaaactgtggaggatgtggttagaAGAAGTGACCCCCCCACCCACCCATTaaagtgtcccttattttaacACTTCAAAAGTGGCATCcctaattctaatccaatacactttttgtcaaattctgctaAAACCTCCTCACAGTCAGCTAGATtccgttctgtgggtgggctggaaaaaatctagtatttgtgcAGAGctctggctctgtaaatgggacaaaaacaaagtggatcagaccgatccacacaacactactccagccaatcagcaacagggggtggttatTTTAGTCAGCAAACCGAACTGTTACTGCAATGCGTGTGCATGGATTTGGGGGCttgagcttccaaaggagcaggaggggtgtgtttgttttggcagttgagttcaaatatcaacagtaactacgtttccatccaaggattttttcaGAAAAAGTTTTAACGCATCagaataaagctgatggaaacgttAATCATCGCTaaagtgtcgacataatatttgtCCATTTAACTCTGTCGATATTTCAAATGTCACAAGCttatttggaaacactttttgttgagaaaataagcattaatgcaaaaatatatatccttgaaagacaatttattgcacttgattatggattgatctaaACGGCATATAGATGAGATGCTGCAAAcacgacacttccaggagtgccaacacaagtGTCTCAAATCATTCACattaacaaatgaatggccattCTTTGAGTTTAAATTAATCGCAGTagccattcatttatttattaaattttattttacacaccattaaaaataatagatGGCTGTCATGAAATTAGCccataatacagtaaaatttgggctgtcaatttaatgcgttaattcagtgcaattaatttgattataaacacgtttaaaaaaaattataaaattaattcctgagaaatgcaagcttgtagtaccacctgtttaatccagagggcagtaagtgaaacttcagctgcatggcaatgcgcagtgaagaaaacaaccatccagcagcagaacaacacaaacatgcgttatgttcttgcattcaaaacacttgatggagggCAAAATCAAACTATGGGATCTCAAgttgtgttctaagtattaaactatatatttttctCTTACCCAGTTATGCTGGTCTAGGATCAGTTTCTCTCACCCAGTTAGATTGCTGCACCTTAATAAATTCTGCTGTTTTTCCTCTTAAGTTATTGGATTAAACAAGCTAATACGAGTGAAATCTCCTGAGGATTTTTATCGTTCTCTTCATTTTCCCCCTCATGCCTGACAAGATATTTTTAAGGGCCACATTGTGTCACTTTGGAAGGCACTGCCCCTTAATGGCCACCCTTTTGCCATGGCCTTGATTTATTTTTAGTAAGCACAGGGTGGAGATTCGAGTCAAGGAGTCGAATCTATTGACTCTTACGTCTAGAGTCGGGAATTGGAGTTGACTCCAAAAAAAAGTCGGAATCGAACATCCCTAGTTTTCAGAAGGCGCCTTGTATAGCTGAAGTGCAGTAATGAGGGAATTTAAAGGGAGCCACTGGACAGTTGAATGCAGGGAATGTATGATTGGCAATGTTCTTGTCAGCAGTCTGCATTGATGGTACAGCTCGTTTTCCTTGCCATATGATATTCCTAGCTATCAAATGTCATAAACACTTTATCCGCATCACTGCTGCACAAACTTATaaaatactaaaacattttagtttCTCATGCACAAACACTTACGCTGCATCATGCACATAATACtgcctgtttattttctttcatgcATTAACACATCCTGCATTCTATGATATTTGTCCTTGAACATGGCAAGACAAAGTCGACAGATAATAAAGGaacattttgggttcaatacaagttaagctcagtcgacagcatttgttgcataatgttaatCTCCACAACAATtaacttttctttaaataattcaGAAGTCATGGTtatattgaggcacttacaatggaagtgaatggggccaatttctggtgggtttaaaggcaaaaatgtgaagcttaattttataaaagcacttacattaattcttttgttaaaatttgtaaattatttgagctgtaaagttgtttaaaatcgTAGTTTGTGATTACAGGGTTTATGGCGTTATATCTTCATGggaatgaagttgtaaaattggttataactacACAATCATTTTACCATTCATGTTTATTACATCTTGTGggattttaacgtttacggattggccctattgacttccattataagtgcctcttttttaaaaaaaagaaagaaaaagtcgcaatgaatgtttgtggtaatcgacattatgccacaaatgctgtcgactgagcttaacagctattgaacccagaatattccttaaaagaaGCGTATTATTGCTTCTTTTAAGTTTCACTTTCCCTTTTCTCCCATTTCCGGCAACTAGGTACAGTTGTGGGACACTGCAGGCCAGGAGCGCTTCCGGAAGAGCATGGTTCAGCATTACTACCGTAATGTCCATGCTGTGGTGTTCGTCTATGATGTCACAAATGCTGCTAGTTTTCGGAATCTTCCAGCGTGGATCGAGGAGTGCCGTCATCATGCTCTGGGTCAGGAGGTGCCCAGAATCCTGGTCGGCAACAAATGTGACCTGCGCCACGCCGCTCAAGTAAGCACTGATGTAGCACAGCAGTTTGCTGATGCCCACTCAATGCCTCTGTTCGAGACCTCAGCCAAGAACCCCTTTGGAAATGATGATGGCAGTCGGAACAATAGCGACCATGTCGAGGCCATTTTTATGACTGTGGCGCACAAGCTGAAATCTCAGAAACCACTGGTGTTAAGCCAGCCACCTAGCGGATCTGGAGATACGTTCACTCTTAGGAGGCAGGAGGAGGAGGACAGGGGAGCCTGGGGTTGTAGCTGCTAATGAAGCAGAGTCTGTGCAAGCCTGGAAGTGCAGAAAGGGGAGGAGCCACACTTTACTGGGCGGGGCCAACATATGTTAAGCTGCACAGAGGCAGATTTAATGCTTTCGTTATCTGTGAAAAGGCGGTCCAGGATTGTTAAGAGAAGGACAGAGGAGTCTTATATTGAGGGAGATGTAAACCATTGCCTAGATTTTTGTATCTGATGTGCAGAATCGTGCCATTATTCAAAAAGGAAACGGCACCAGGAAATGGTCTCTCTATGGCTCTCCAGATGCTTTGACGTGCATTTATGCCCACCTTACGTATCCCAGCTTCAAACTATAGTACAGTAGCCTCTATCTAGCTCTTGTACCTCCCCGCCATCACTGCCAAGCACTCACCACAGATGAAAAAATTCACCTActagattttgcttttatttttagtgCAATTGTGCACAGGGGAATTGAAAGGTATAGTAAGGTTTTATGTTCAAGATGATGTCTTTTTCATTACATCTATGAAACCATTTTCATGCCAAAATTAGATGAATTATTTAGTAAAATCACTCACCTCCTAGGTGAAGTGCCAAATCTGGTTTTGTCTGTGCATTTGTGGTtcgttctctccctctctctcaccaCCACACATGCAGGCACTTCCTGTGAAAGTTGTCAATTCTCTCAAGGGAAAAGTCTAACCATCAAACGAAAAACGCATATTATTTGTTGTAAGTGCTGCTAATAGAGAGAAACAAGGGATGAATGTAGAGGAATATTCCAGGCTTAATAAatgctcagtcaacagcatttgtggcataatgttgatttccacaaaaatgtattatgaataaTCCCCAATTTATAACCCCccagacataaacaatatttattttaaacataaacaatattatgatttttagtgtgataaaatagcttacaaacattttctgtgtaaagataaattcagttttacaactttgttgcatgaCGATGTAACCTAGTAATTCCTGTATTGAATATAAATTTacataaaaggttagtaagcactaaattcatgttaataCATATAATGTTATTATCTGGTGGCTATATtttttgaaactgtattttagcATGTATTTagtggctccattcacttccattggaagtgtctcactgtaacagatttttttaataaacaatgtcaaaatatttattttttggagggaaatcaatattatgctacaaatgctgttaagTGATCTTCACTGAACctggattattcctttaaatggaaaataaagcaGACATCATTcccttttaaaaaatgtcttaaaaacagACCTAGTCCACTGCCAGTATTTATTTCTTTTCTTCTAGCAGTCATTCAGCTGAACAAAATCTACAGTAAAAACTGGTTTATGCATGTTATCAAATCCTTACAGTGAATCAGCTGTCTTTCACACATCCACAATTTTGAACTGTTAAAATGACTGCTGTTAAAAAGGGACAGGTAGTCACTGTGATATCTatggaagcgtattgcattcacttgagaaaaaaaaaatctactctgtttttctgaattaacgacttaattatctcagaattacgagataatttttcattaaaaaaaatattgagatccctcaaaatcctgccaggagctccattttagctggattgcatggaagtaaacatgtcccgcctttcaagtttaatccggttttattttactttgggtctgagacaatttatagagatatattttaaacttggccttcaatacaaagacattactgtctatgacatttgtaatactgtcatggctgagacacgctttgatcttccaaaggacactaattacacgagaactaccggaagtctataactactagaatggccatagtggtcattctgaccgttcatactagactgtaccaaatgtcatgtcatatttacattcgaaacttctattgaggttttagaatgaagcttctaatgtctgtcgtcatattttatgacgtcatcaccctaaaaatgtattgaataaaatacaataatatggatcaaatggagcgccaagcgaacgcatatagtcctacataatacgatctttttttgtaatatataatagtgctagactatataaatacatagggcatatatatattatatattagctgctagactgccccggaaggtgcgtgcctcgctttgtgtacagcaagtttttcaccacagtgaaaatggtttcgaaagtctaaacgccaacaaacatggattgaggcggaatatttcgttagataaaaacatgttgtgaattttggaaattattacatctatcctttttcaaaacatgttgacttttggactttacaacgctctggagttcttggaaattggaaacaatcctatgcagccaccactggaatcaaaatccatgaataaatgaatctgttatattaataataaacaccaggacacgaaatttaaattctaatgaatgtgaaaatgtattagttcatcgacaaccacagaacttgctattgtagctaattacagatacaaatttgattatttatattaaattattctcctaaaagggggccccttttttgttcaagtgagcccacttttaggagaattcgttcagaatgattttacagcatactattttcattatagttttacagcatgatatttttgctcactgtaaaacaaatattgctttctaaatcagttttcccacagtttagcgaatgttattctttattaaccgctttggccattttgggtttggcctgtgtgtgtttcatacatgtctaatgtttttactatgcattgaaatacacattggtgatgtttttataagctattgtattgatttgtttttatgttacaaagagaataatttaatataaataatcaaatttgtatctgtaattagctacaatagcaagttctgtggttgtcgatgaactaatacattttcacattcattagaatttaaatttcgtgtcctggtgttattattaatataacagattcatttattcatggattttgattccagtggtggctgcataggattgtttccaatttccaagaactccagagcgttgtaaagtccaaaagtcaacatgttttgaaaaaggatagatgtaataatttccaaaattcacaacatgtttttatctaacgaaatattccgcctcaatccatgtttgttggcgtttagactttcgaaaccattttcactgtggtgaaaaacttgctgtacacaaagcgaggcacgcaccttccggggcagtctagcagctaatatataatatatatatgccctatgtatttatatagtctagcactattatatattacaaaaaaagatcgtattatgtaggactatatgcgttcgcttggcgctccatttgatccatattattgtattttattcaatacatttttagggtgatgatgccataaaatatgacgacagacattagaagcttcattctaaaacctcaatagaagtttcgaatgtaaatatgacatgacatttggtacagtctagtatgaacggtcagaatgaccactatggccattctagtagttatagacttccggtagttctcgtgtaattagtgtcctttggaggatcaaagcgtgtctcagccatgacagtattacaaatgtcatagacagtaacgtctttgtattgaaggccaagtttaaaatatatctctataaattgtctcagacccaaagtaaaataaaaccggattaaacttgaaaggcgggacatgtttacttccatgcaatccagctaaaatggagctcctggcaggattttgagggatctcaatatttttttttaatgaaaaattatctcgtaattctgagataattaagtcataaaaacagagtagattttttttttctcaagtgaatgcaatacgcttccgtagataTTTACTTCAGTATCCACAATCAGGTGTAGGATGTAGTACTCAAGTCATGTTATATTATATCTTGCAGCTTTACTAGGCAAAATGAAACGCATCTGAAGTATTTCACAGATTATTTGTCAAATACACACCTTGTGTTACACAAGGCATCTGCGCTGTGCATGGCATTGCTCTGTCATTTCCACAGTCAGTCTTTTATTCACTCTAATCTAATGTAATTTACAATACTTCACAGTTGCTAATGGAGAATGTTTTTCACCCTGTGGCCATTTTAGTCACTCTACACAGGCATGTTGCACACTGTATTCAGTACAATAAAggaatattcatttatgtatttaatgtaaCCACAGCAGGTCCTGTGGATTGCGTCAAAGAAACCTCAGGCACCacctgttttatttgtttggggaATTGAAGAAGTTTGCATATGAATTCCTATTAAAGTAAAATGAATTAAAAGGAGCATGTGATTGTTGTGGAATTTTGCATTGTTAATGATGGCTCTGAAATATGTAAGTGCAAAGTATTCAAAACTTACTAAAGAAATACCTGTTTGTGCTAAATTTGTTGATTCTGGGTGCTTGCTTGTATACTtgacagaataatttttatattgttttaactgCCGGAGGCACTGTGAAGTGCAACTATTGGTATATCAACAGATTCTGTGGTAATGATCTTATGAAGTTTATCATGCAGGAGTGGTCTTGATAAACCTTCTATGGCTCTGGGTTCACTTGTTTGTCAATATTGAGTTTTCTCTTCACCAAAAGTACAATTCCAAGCATCCTTATTTTCTCTGTTTCACAATAACATAGTTTATAATATTAAGAAATCTCAAACAACTATGTGAAATGAAACTTCCAAGTTATGCAGACAATATGTGGCATGTAATTGACTTTTGTAAGTGCTCGATATATGCATCTTTTCAACCAAAGTTTGTGAGCCAATTCATGCTACCAGGGGTCAACAGTTGATAAAATAGCACCTTGCAATGCCAAAACACAAGCATGCAAATCATATATCTTTACTAATCATTTTGCTGATAAAACCTGTCTTAAGTGTTGGTGAGGTAGAGAGAATTTTTTTGTTACTCAAATTGATCAATCGTCAATCCACTGTAATCAAATGGGTACGTAAGAAATCATCCTTGTTGCCATTTTGGTTTAAACAGTTTTGTTAAAAGAATAAAGCATCACAGCTTTGAATTCCACCAGAATAGTGTTGCGTCtttttttggaccatcaaaaatctTTGGACTTGAAATGCGTGATATTAAGTTCTGGCTTACATCGCGAAAACATTAAcaatttttaaaattattttatttgcctTAATGAATAAACCTCTTATTTTGCATATgaggcagcagtggagtcattcatgttcctgggcactaccatctcacaggacctgaggtgggagacccacattgactcagcagaggttgttcttccttcaccagttgaggaagttccatctgccacaggcgctgctgatacagttctacttagCAGTCATTGAGTTGGTCCTCTGAATTTCAATAACGGTCTGGTTTGGtaatacatgtatgtgtgtatatttgtataaTGTCTTATTggatattctatatatactttattttctattacatttttatttatattttattatgatcTATGTCTTTttgttgtattgtattgttgtgcactggaagctcctgtcaccaagacaaattccttgtacaataccggtcaaaagtttagggtcacttacctttttttttcacattttagaataatagtaaagtcatctaaactatggaataacataaatggaattatGGGTGTTTATCCaatataaatcaaaactgtgttttattttagcatcttcaatgtagtcaccctttgcctaaaaTTTGCAGAcatctcaaccaacttcttgaatcaccctgggatgctttgtaaacagtattgaaggagttatCATTTATGTTGGCACTTATTGgcagcttttctttattatttggtaaaaataatccatttaaaaaactgttttgtaatgaaatcaaTTCATTTTTTGgcagaattatatttttgtctacaaaactcatttgaaacatttaagaatatgcattcaaaaggtttttaagatcatgagaaaagtttcagtcaagtgaccccaaatttATGAACAGCAgagtatgtgtaagcatacttggcaataaaactgATTCTCACTGTAAATGCCTCAAcattgttttttgctctttttttaagaaacggaggaacgagtcaaaatgtatttttgtggtaatcagcattatgccacaaatcctgttgattgagcttcacttgtattgaactcagaaaaTTCCTTTACAACAGTACTTGCCAgccaaaagaaaaacagaaatcgGTCATTAccaataaaaacaatgtacattagCTTGTGGTAAATCAGccgaaaacataaaaataataataattaaaaaaagtcaaaAGAACTGTGACTTCAAGGAGGGTTTTTATTGATAAATATTGCAAATAGCTAATTGCATCTCATCGACTTAAGTTCAGTAAACAAATTTCCCTTAACCCATGAGCTCAATACTTCCACATATATTCCCCACTATTCTCCTACAAATTCAGcttgtttcaattattcttttaGCAGTGTACATTTTCCACTGCATTCTTGGTGTGgggaaaaacacaaaaataacactgTGTTTTCACGGTATAATACTGTACTTCAAGGCCACTAGAGCCTTTTTCATGTTAACTCTAAGGACAGGATATTCTGTTCATATGTGCCGCAAGAGACAGGACAGATTATACTTGCTGGTGTTACCAACCATGTAAAATGTAAAGCCATTTAGGGAACACATCAGTAACTAAAGACACATACTGGTTTAATACTGCATAGTTATCAGAAGTTGTGGAACAAAGGCTGAATACCTCAAGAAATACAGAAAATGATCTTTAAAACATTCCAACTCCATTACCTGCATTTCAGACAAATTCTTATAAATCACTTGCCCTTGTTTGATCTCTGTATTTTTATAGGGCAACCAACTAAGCAGACAGACACATACTATTTACTAGTCCTTCCACAATGTAGAACCATACAAATTTGCAGCTTGCTCCGTAATATGAGCAAAGATTTCACAGTTCTTGTAAAACCAATGAGGATATAGAGCACGACCGAAATCATTTCAGAAAAAATGGTAATAGAGCAAACAAACACTtgttagtgttagcacactgcAAGATAGTCAGAGGACATGGTTAGAGTTTCTGGTGGTTGTGCAGGTAGGAAGGGAGATGTTTTGTGAGGAGTGTTGACAGAGGTAAGAGGGGGCTCAGCAGGTGTCTTCAGCCCCTTTTTCTGATTCCCTCTGCTGAAACTCCAGCAATTCCTTTATGTACCAATCCGGTGCCTCTGGACCAGATTTCCCTGATGGCTCATGGTCATAACCATAAGCAACAGTAAGTTCCTCATCCTTCTGTACTGCACAGATTGTACGGACACATTTTATCTGCCCGAAACGAGGGTGGACGAACCTGGGCAAAAATTAAACTA
This region of Xyrauchen texanus isolate HMW12.3.18 chromosome 23, RBS_HiC_50CHRs, whole genome shotgun sequence genomic DNA includes:
- the LOC127617058 gene encoding ras-related protein Rab-33B-like, whose amino-acid sequence is MADIESSFEFSSSFTSSSLPPPRTRIFKIIVIGDSGVGKTCLTYRFCAGKFPDKTEATIGVDFREKIVEIDGEKIKVQLWDTAGQERFRKSMVQHYYRNVHAVVFVYDVTNAASFRNLPAWIEECRHHALGQEVPRILVGNKCDLRHAAQVSTDVAQQFADAHSMPLFETSAKNPFGNDDGSRNNSDHVEAIFMTVAHKLKSQKPLVLSQPPSGSGDTFTLRRQEEEDRGAWGCSC